In Numenius arquata chromosome 1, bNumArq3.hap1.1, whole genome shotgun sequence, the DNA window GACGCCCGTGCGCAGGCGCCGCCGTCCCCCCCGTCGGTGCCCGGCGCTCAtccccggtggcggcggcggctcgggtgGTCTCCTCTCGTCCCAGCGGCCGGACGCTCCCGCCCCGCTGCGCTTTTGTGTGGCGGCCCCGGGAGAGGCCGGCATGGCGGAGAGCCCGGGAGGGCTCGGCGCCTCGCCGCCGGAGGGGAGCGACGTCCCGCGGGAAGGAGGCGATGAGGAAGCGGCGACGGCGAGGGAACCGCAGCTCGGGGTGTCCCCCGGGGGGGCAGTGGAGCCCCCGGACGGGTCACCCACCGGCGAGGCGCCGCGGCtgagcggggaggcggcggctggGCAGgagccggccgcggcggcggtgtcCCCCGAGGGCAGCGGCGGGACAGGGAGCGGCTCCCCCGAGGGGGCGGTGGAAACCCCGGACGGGTCGGGCGCGGAGCAGCAGGCTGCGGCGGGGGTTGAGCAGCAAGACCCCGACGGGGGCGGCCCGGAGAGCGAGGGTCTGCCAGGAGGGGAACCGGTGGCGGCGGCCGCAGGGGTAGACGCGCCCGAGGGCTCCGCGCCGGCCAGCGCAGACTTCGAGGATGCGGCGGTGGCCCCGGCGGGGACGGAGCCCGAGCAGGCAGCCCGTGCGGGGCCGGAGCCCGAGAACGCTGCCAAGGCCCCGGCAGGGTCGGAGCCCGAAGAGGcggaggcggccccggcggggctaGACCCCGAGGAGGCGGTGAGGGAGGCAGCCCCGACGGAGCCGGACCCCGAGGAAGCTGCGGCGACAGCCCCGGCAGGAACAGACCTCGAAGAGGCAGCGGGGCCAGACTCCGAGGAGGCTGCGGCGACAGCCCCGAAGGGGACAGACCCCGAAGAGGCGGTGAGGGAGGAAACCCCGTCGGGGCCAGAGCTCGAAGAGGCGGAGGCGACAGCCCCGTCGGGGCCAGAGCCCGAAGAGGGGCTAAGGCAGGGATTCCCGGAGGGGACGGACCTCGAGGAGGCTGCGGCGACAGCCTCGGCAGGGACAGACCCTGAGGATGCGGTGCGGGAGGCAGCTCCGGCGGGGACAGTCCCCGAGGAGGCTCCGGCGACAGCCTCGGCAGGGACAGACCCTGAGGATGCTGTGCAGGAGGCAGCTCCAGCGGGGACAGTCCCCGAGGAGGCTCCGGCGACAGGCCCGGAGGGGACAGACCCTGAGGGTGTGGTGAAGGAGGCAGCTCCGGCGGGGACAGTCCCCGAGGAGGCTGCGGCGACAGGCTTGGCGGGGCCAGACCCTGAAGATGTAGTGTGGGAGGCAGCTCCGGCGGGGACAGTCCCCGAGGGGGCGGCAGCCCCGGCGGGGAGCGAGATGGCTCCCGAGAGCTGCGGGGAAGCGGAGGCGGCGGTGCCGTGCGGCGGGGAGGCCGACAGCGGACACCGGTCGCCGGGCGGCCCCGATGGCGAGGACGGAGCGGAGAGGCCGGGGGCGGAGCAGGGAGCCGCTGCACCGGCGGTTGCAGGAGCGGAGAGCGcggccccgggggcaggggaaggcggcgcggcggcggcggggcagcacGACGGGTCCGAGGGCGGCGAGTGGGACGCGGCAGGTCGGAGCCTGAACGGCGTGCGGGGCCGGGCAGAGGACGAGGAGGACGAGGCGGGCTCGCCGGCCgccctggaggaggaagaggaggatgaggagaagcaGGAGCACGACATCTCCCTCTTCGTCAAGGTAGGGTGTGAGGGGCTGCTGGGGAAACCGGGGTACGCcaccctccccttctccaggAGCTCCCGGGCAGTTCCTGTGATGAGTGGCATTTAAATCTGGCAGGCAAAAGTCCAGCCTGGCTAAGGTGATTTGGTTATTAGTGCCCAAAATAAACTTGCCTCCTCTTTCCTTCAGCTGATAGCAGGCAGGACGGGATAAGGGTGGTACTGCTCAACCCAGAGAAGCATAGACCTGACCTGCAAGGTCGTCTCCCCCATACTTTCCCCTGATGGGCCCTGTGTTGGGTTACTTGAGGTTTCTCTAAGTTTAAATGGAAAGTGTATACAGCGCTCTTGGTTTCTGTGGGCTCAGGGGCTGTGCTTGTGCCCTCCTCACTGTGGGGCTGTgacccagggcaggggtgggaatgTACCCAGCAGCATCTGTTTTGAATCGCCAGCAGCAGCTTGTGACAATAAGGAGTTCTCAATGGTTTTTAAGGTCTTCGGAATGCAGTGAGAAGGGTACACATCACATCATGGGGGCTGAGGTAGTAGAAACtggaaaacataattaaaaatgtgataCTGGGATTTTCCAACATGAACTATGGCCGGCATTTAGGTAATTGGCTCCAAGTTTGGCAAGGCTGGATTCAGAGAATCAGTAAACTGCCCAGCAATGTAGCATTCCTTGTAATAGTCCAGTTTGTGTATGTTTAGtcagggaagatttaggttagAGGGAAATggacaaaaaagaggaaaaactgtaATGGTATTAAAACTAGTTTCTGGTGTTTTATAACATAGAGTTTTAGAGCTTCTTTCTAGCCTGTGCCTGGAATCCCACCAAAACCAGTGGGACCTGGTGTGGAAACAACATCCGTCCACAGAGAGGAAATATCAGATGTGAAATTTCTGTGTGTAGAAATCATTCTAAgatgttttcttccctcttctctaaCCTCTCTGGACTAAATAAAGCGTGAAGCAGGGTGGGATATTTTTCTCAGAGTAGACCTAAAACTAAGGGATTAACACTAGGGAAGCAGAAGGTGTTTGGGACCACCTCTGCTACAAGCCATACCTTCCATGCCAATATTGTACCTCCTGAGTTGGCTGAGACTGCTTCTATAGCAGCTGGAATTAACCGTGAAAGAAAAACTCATTGCCAGCCCTCTTCTGGGTGAGGGGGGTTAGGGCTGCAGCAATGTTTATGTCTTGATTTATCCCACCTCAGCGCACACTCCTTTTTTTGCAAGGCTGAGCCTTCTTTGAAGTATTGTTACTTGAAAAAGGCTGAGGAATGCTCTGAGGCTTACACATAGCACTGTTGGACGTGCTGGATAATGCCATACTGGAAAGATGAATAATAATAACGGCTGATGTTGGTGAATGCTCCCTAGCCAGTCCCCAGTTTAAGCAATTCCTTAGTACGCAGGCTGGGACAGATTATGTGGGTTAAAGGCAACCCTGCACGTCAAGTTGGTGTACCGTAGCTAGATGGTAATGCTGAAGCCAAAATCTGTGATTTTGCATCAAACAGCAGGTGCTGTTACTGTTGAGCCTGGCAGAGATAATTTATGGAGTTTCTGGCTCACGGATCAACAGGTCCCTTTGCAGGGACACGTTTGTAACTTATTTATTCTCCTTTTATGCCCTTATATCCATCAGGGAATGCCAGAGAGCGGCAGAGGGCTAAAGTCATAAAGGCTACCTGTGCATTATTGCATCCAGTGCACGCTTTATGGTAGAACAATGTGACCAAAATTAGAGGCCAGATTATAATAAGAGCACCTGTTTGACTCTGTATTCCCCAAACATTAGTATTAtggtttttgaaaatatttgggaaTTAATAATGACAGAAGAAGTAACGTTTTCATGATAGACTTAGCATTAGTAACTTAAGAACACCTTAAAAATACAATAGCTGCTCTTCTGATGATTTCAGCGGAGGAGTATTGCAAAGCTTGAATGTTTTACCTCACCTggagctagattttttttttttttttttttgtttgagatcCTCCAGTTCAGTGCAAGCGAAAAATGCCTCCTGGAGAGCTCAGCATTTCCCCACTCACCAGAATGTGCtggggctgcagtgctgggaaATGAGAAGCACTTCTCTGTCCCGCTGTTGGGAGAGTTGATGTTCATGCTGTTCTTGCTGTCACCTGGAGACACACTCGCTATCTTTTTACCCTTCTCTTGGCAGCAGGAAAGGGTATATTAAAAAGGGGGAGACTGGAAGTTCTCTGTGGTGGCTTAAAGTAGTTTTTAAGAGCACATACATAATACTGTGCTTAAATAGGTGCTGATGTATTTTGATGGGAAAAGGGGGAGAGTGGATTCCAACACGGGAAGTGTGAACTCTGGCATCTGGGGATTATTGAGTGTCTATATCAGACCATGGCATGTGGTCCACAGACATGGTGCTCCTTCCTGAGCAAGTGCTAAAACTCAAGGGTTAAGGCAGTGAGAAGATGATCCAAACCGAATGCAAGCATTTGTTTCCAACCTGAAACACTTCCCTTCACATGCACATTTCTAATGCGTGTGACCACCCCTCTTATGCTAAAATTATATCCCTATTCTATGCCTGCCTATTAGCTCTTATGTGCTTTTGAGATGTTGACACCCACCTTAATTTTGCAAGTGCCTCTTTCACCCTTCTGCTGTGTTTCTTAGCCAAGTACCTTGTCCATTTTCTCCCATGCAAGCTGGGGGCTTCCTTGTAAATATATTATTCATCATCTCCCTAATCATCTTCAAACCTCCGTTTAAAATTCTACCCTTCTGTAATGCCACTGGAAACTGAGCAGTGATTAGGCTGTTTAAAATACTGAGATCATTGTTTGTCTTGTTCAGTATGACCCTAATTTCTTTGTCATCcctatttctgtttgtttccccTGCCTGTTAATTTTTGGCTTACTTGTACATGGTCAAGGTGGGAATTGTCTGCTTGTTATCTGTGCCTGCATGCACAGTGCGAGAGATAGAAGGTCTGTGCCATGATTTGATAGCACTAtacaaatacagagaaaagttGAAAGTAAGTCCCATAATAGCAGAAAACTCACAAGAAAATAATACAGTAGTAGTGATCGACTGATCCTCACAGTTTCTCTGCTAGGGAGCATTACACTAGACTTGGCGGACATTAAAGTACCTGGTAGTCTTTCAGTAATAACATTttgagaaaagcaaacagaagcatCACCATCAGAAATAAACTTTTCAGATATAACTGTATGATGAacagtgtttgttgtttttactgtTGTTGATGAATCTTGTTCTTTTTAGAgggtttggtgttgtgttttttttttttctcttctgctttctgctgctttgcattGGTTCATTTAGTTTTGCATACATGCATTTGAATATTGTGCATATCGTGTCACCTCATGCCTCCCCTGGTGAGGTGGGTGGCAAAATTCCTGCTAGCTCCAAAAGCATGGGTACCGGCAATTGTACTTTTAAGCTGATTTGGGTTGCTATGCAGTGCTATTTAGTTTGAACTCAGACAGCCAGGGTTCAACGTTGAGAACTCGTGCTGTCTGAGATACTCTAGCACTTAGCAGCATCTATGGGAGATAGACTGGACCAGCAGCTCGATGCTGTACAGGCTACAGTAAGGCATCTCCAAAGACAGCAGACATCTGTGTTTGGGCATCTGAACTGTGCCCTTAGTGAAGCTGAACTACATAAGACTCCTTGGCTATAGGAGCAAGACCATATCAAAATTGCTTTGAGGGTGTCACTGAGTGCCTATTTGATTTCCATTTTCCCATGAAACAACACATACTGTATATTTCCTTTAGATAGTAATATTTGATGTTTCTGGTGTTTCCAAGTCAAATGTTTGCAAAGGTCATCCAGATATGCTTTCTGATTGGTCCTTGGTAATTCAGCTAAGCATATCTAGCACCTTGGGTAGGACACCTTGTGGATGTTGAAGCTTGCTAGCTGGTCTTCTAAGGTCAATGGGaaatgcaggcttttttttttttttttttttttttaatgtggcaaaAGCCATTTATTTGTCAATTGTTTGTAAATGACATAAATTTATCTTACTATTTGAATATAGCAGAACTCTCACTAAAATTATTCAGTTAATTTTAAGCAATTTAAACATTTATGTGGGCCTTAaaagtttatttctaaattaaaaaaaacaaacaaaacccacagaaaaacccCCTCCAAGGTTACATACCAATCAATTTTGAGTTTTCTTACAGATAGAAAACTTAAACACCAGAATCACTACTGCAGATTTCATCACTCCAAAGATTTCTAGGGGTAGTGATTTATCTGTAAGTGCTGAACACGAACAGTTGGCCAAACAACCCAGCTAGAGCACAAGGGCTTTGTGAGATTGGTCATCTTTCAAAACAATTCTTGCTTAGTTTCTGGGTTAAATGGTACATAGTAAAAGCTGACCATGAGCCCAAGATAATAGATTTTATCCAGTGAAAAGCAGTAGGCTTTATTCAGTTTTCTGATGTTCTTGGTCTCTAAatcaaagtaatttattttcattcagaaagtTACGTCACTCCTCCAAGGAACCAAGGTTAACTTTACCGATACGGAATTTCCTTGCACCACTCCTGAGATGTGCTTGACGGACTTGACGTAATTAGAGCTGTGCTGAATTACCAAAAGTGCTGATAAATGAGAAAGTAAAAATCTTGCTGTGAGTAGAGACACGCAAACAGGTGCTTGCATCTGTGCCTCCAACCACCACAGTTAATGTATCCAACCTAAATGGTAATGGGAGCTTCACAGTAGAGCacgaaaaaaaatctccctttctgTGATGTGATGGGTCTGTGGTTTATATATAACTTACATTTAAGGTATAAGCTAAACTACTGGGCTTTGAGTGCTGTAGGTAAGAAACCCATGGAGAGCAGGAACTCAGATCCCTGCAGAAACCTAGCGTGTATGCCCATTCAGTGGGCTCTGTGCTGTACCCAATGCTTGATGTAGACATTTACAATGTAATCACTGAGTAGGTATTTGTACTTAAGATCTTGATTTTTGCTCATCGGTGAAATTAGTCTGTAAATAAGTTAGGTGAGTATGGTTTATAAGAATAACTGACATCCTGTATCAAAAAGAAAGTAGGCAGGTGTTTACTGTCCTTTTTTAGTGTAGATTCACTGTAGGAACCCaatatttacagaatcacagaatatttttgattggatgggacctttgagatcatcgagtccaaccaacaaaaaaaaaaaccaaccaaaaaaacccccccaacaccaaaaacaaacaaataaacaaaaccccaaaaaatcccagaacaccaaaaccaaaccaaaacaaccaaccacaccccacccacaaacagacacaaaccaacaatctcgggcactagagcatgccctgaagtgccatgtctacacgcttcttaaatacctccagggatggcgactccaccacctccctgggcaggctgttccagtgcctgaccactctctcagtaaagtaattcttcctaatacctaatctaaacctcccctgctgcaacttcagaccgtttcctctggtcctgtcattattcccttgggagaagaggccaacacccacctctctacaacctcctttcaggtagttgtagagggcaatgaggtctgccccccccctcctccaaactggacatgcccagttccctcagcctcttctcatatgacttgttctctagacccctcaccagcttggtggttctcctctggacacgctccagcacttcaatgtccttcctgtagtgaggggcacagaactggacacagtacttgaggtgaggcctcattTAGACGACCTCAGGAGGGTGAAAGtaaagatttgtgtgtgtgtagttacACTGGCTTCATATTTATGGATTAAAAGAAGTT includes these proteins:
- the CLIC6 gene encoding chloride intracellular channel protein 6 isoform X2, yielding MAESPGGLGASPPEGSDVPREGGDEEAATAREPQLGVSPGGAVEPPDGSPTGEAPRLSGEAAAGQEPAAAAVSPEGSGGTGSGSPEGAVETPDGSGAEQQAAAGVEQQDPDGGGPESEGLPGGEPVAAAAGVDAPEGSAPASADFEDAAVAPAGTEPEQAARAGPEPENAAKAPAGSEPEEAEAAPAGLDPEEAVREAAPTEPDPEEAAATAPAGTDLEEAAGPDSEEAAATAPKGTDPEEAVREETPSGPELEEAEATAPSGPEPEEGLRQGFPEGTDLEEAAATASAGTDPEDAVREAAPAGTVPEEAPATASAGTDPEDAVQEAAPAGTVPEEAPATGPEGTDPEDVVWEAAPAGTVPEGAAAPAGSEMAPESCGEAEAAVPCGGEADSGHRSPGGPDGEDGAERPGAEQGAAAPAVAGAESAAPGAGEGGAAAAGQHDGSEGGEWDAAGRSLNGVRGRAEDEEDEAGSPAALEEEEEDEEKQEHDISLFVKAGSDGESIGNCPFSQRLFMILWLKGVIFNVTTVDLKRKPADLQNLAPGTNPPFMTFDGEVKTDVNKIEEFLEEKLAPPRYPKLAPNHPESNSAGNDVFAKFSAFIKNPRKDANENLEKSLLKALRKLDNYLNSPLPDEIDAYSTEEITVSSRKFLDGDELTLADCNLLPKLHIIKVVAKKYRNFDFPPEMTGISRYLNNAYARDEFTNTCPADQEIEYAYLDVAKRMK
- the CLIC6 gene encoding chloride intracellular channel protein 6 isoform X1; protein product: MAESPGGLGASPPEGSDVPREGGDEEAATAREPQLGVSPGGAVEPPDGSPTGEAPRLSGEAAAGQEPAAAAVSPEGSGGTGSGSPEGAVETPDGSGAEQQAAAGVEQQDPDGGGPESEGLPGGEPVAAAAGVDAPEGSAPASADFEDAAVAPAGTEPEQAARAGPEPENAAKAPAGSEPEEAEAAPAGLDPEEAVREAAPTEPDPEEAAATAPAGTDLEEAAGPDSEEAAATAPKGTDPEEAVREETPSGPELEEAEATAPSGPEPEEGLRQGFPEGTDLEEAAATASAGTDPEDAVREAAPAGTVPEEAPATASAGTDPEDAVQEAAPAGTVPEEAPATGPEGTDPEGVVKEAAPAGTVPEEAAATGLAGPDPEDVVWEAAPAGTVPEGAAAPAGSEMAPESCGEAEAAVPCGGEADSGHRSPGGPDGEDGAERPGAEQGAAAPAVAGAESAAPGAGEGGAAAAGQHDGSEGGEWDAAGRSLNGVRGRAEDEEDEAGSPAALEEEEEDEEKQEHDISLFVKAGSDGESIGNCPFSQRLFMILWLKGVIFNVTTVDLKRKPADLQNLAPGTNPPFMTFDGEVKTDVNKIEEFLEEKLAPPRYPKLAPNHPESNSAGNDVFAKFSAFIKNPRKDANENLEKSLLKALRKLDNYLNSPLPDEIDAYSTEEITVSSRKFLDGDELTLADCNLLPKLHIIKVVAKKYRNFDFPPEMTGISRYLNNAYARDEFTNTCPADQEIEYAYLDVAKRMK